A genomic region of Trifolium pratense cultivar HEN17-A07 linkage group LG3, ARS_RC_1.1, whole genome shotgun sequence contains the following coding sequences:
- the LOC123915138 gene encoding UDP-glycosyltransferase 79B30-like, with the protein TETIFIITVAINITLAGNHQNPSKVEKSSPSPSSSPSPEIIKTHQSSTSSPSPSSSTHKSSFIAIILAGNQSPTSLYHHYHQNETKSGYPDSSIKLHSHEAKAFAAKRKESFGSNVLYYDRQAIALNEADALGYRTCREIEGPFFDYIQKQFNKPVLTSGPVILENPNSVLDEKWANWLGGFKTDSVVYCCFGSECILRPNLFQELMFGLELTGMPFFAALKPPFGFTTIEEALPEGFLERVEGRGVVYGGWVQQQLIMEHPSVGCFITHCGSGSLSEALVNKCQLVLLPNVGDQILNARMMGNNLKVGVEVEKCEDGLDTKDSVCKAVSIVMDDENEISKEVKANHEKIREMLLNEDLESSYIDDFCKKLQEIVLENN; encoded by the exons ACGGaaaccattttcatcatcactgtcgCCATCAACATCACCCTCGCCGGAAATCATCAAAACCCATCAAAAGTTGAAAAATCATCACCATCGCCATCATCATCACCCTCGCCGGAAATCATCAAAACCCATCAAAGCTCAACATCATCACCATCGCCATCATCATCAACGCATAAATCATCTTTCATCGCCATCATCCTCGCCGGAAATCAAAGCCCAACATCACTgtatcatcattatcatcaaaATGAAACGAAATCAGG TTACCCTGATTCATCTATCAAGCTTCATAGTCATGAAGCAAAAGCCTTTGCTGCTAAAAGGAAAGAATCTTTTGGTAGCAATGTTCTTTACTATGATAGACAAGCCATTGCATTGAATGAAGCTGATGCATTAGGATACAGAACATGCAGAGAAATTGAAGGACCTTTTTTTGATTACATTCAGAAACAGTTTAATAAACCGGTTCTTACTTCAGGACCGGTTATACTTGAAAACCCAAATTCTGTTTTGGATGAAAAATGGGCTAATTGGCTTGGTGGATTCAAAACAGATTCAGTTGTTTATTGTTGTTTTGGAAGTGAATGTATTTTAAGGCCAAATCTATTTCAAGAATTAATGTTTGGTCTTGAGTTAACCGGTATGCCATTTTTTGCAGCATTGAAACCTCCTTTTGGTTTTACAACAATTGAAGAAGCATTACCAGAAGGGTTTTTAGAAAGGGTTGAAGGAAGAGGTGTTGTTTATGGTGGTTGGGTTCAACAACAGTTGATTATGGAACACCCTTCTGTTGGATGTTTCATTACACACTGTGGTTCAGGTTCTTTGTCTGAGGCATTGGTGAATAAATGTCAATTGGTTTTGTTGCCAAATGTTGGTGATCAGATATTGAATGCTAGAATGATGGGAAATAATTTGAAAGTTGGTGTGGAAGTTGAGAAATGTGAAGATGGATTGGATACTAAGGATAGTGTTTGTAAAGCTGTTAGTATTGTGATGGATGATGAGAATGAAATTAGTAAGGAAGTAAAGGCTAATCATGAAAAGATTAGAGAGATGTTGCTTAATGAAGATCTCGAGTCATCTTATATTGATGATTTCTGCAAGAAGCTTCAAGAGATTGTTTTGGAAAATAATTGA